The Neochlamydia sp. S13 genome has a segment encoding these proteins:
- the ltrA gene encoding group II intron reverse transcriptase/maturase has translation MNTAKSYCISKSIVWEAYKRVKANKGAAGVDEESIEEFEKNLKDNLYKLWNRLSSGSYFPPPVKIVAIPKSDGKLRKLGIPTVSDRIAQMVVKLYLEPEIDPHFHPDSYGYRPGKSALEAVGVARQRCWRNDYVIDLDIKGFFDNLDHELVMRAVRKHTESQWILLYIERWLKAPEQDADGKLIKRDRGTPQGGVISPLLANLFLHYALDEWMRKCYPGNPFERYADDIVVHCQTEAQANEIKKAIAERLAQCKLELHPAKTKIVYCKDDERRKRYLNEKFDFLGYTFRARRSKNRYGKLFINFSPAVSNKAKKAITSTMRSWKMHLRSDKKIVDLSRMFNPMIRGWINYYGKYYKSELYQIFNVANRTLARWAERKYKKLRGHSRRAMHWLGGIAKREPQLFAHWKMGAIPATRQ, from the coding sequence ATGAATACAGCAAAGTCGTATTGTATTTCTAAATCCATTGTATGGGAAGCATACAAGAGAGTAAAAGCTAACAAAGGAGCAGCAGGTGTTGACGAAGAGTCTATAGAAGAATTTGAAAAGAATCTTAAAGACAATCTGTATAAACTTTGGAATCGCCTATCGTCGGGGAGCTACTTTCCGCCTCCCGTAAAGATAGTTGCCATACCAAAAAGTGATGGAAAGCTGAGAAAGCTGGGAATACCCACAGTATCAGACAGAATCGCACAGATGGTCGTTAAGCTGTATCTAGAGCCAGAGATTGACCCACATTTTCATCCTGATTCTTATGGGTACAGACCTGGAAAATCAGCGTTAGAAGCCGTAGGAGTCGCTAGACAGAGATGTTGGCGCAACGACTATGTTATTGACCTTGATATCAAAGGATTTTTCGATAATTTAGACCACGAGCTCGTGATGAGAGCCGTAAGGAAACACACCGAAAGCCAATGGATTCTTCTGTATATAGAACGCTGGCTAAAAGCGCCAGAGCAAGATGCAGACGGGAAACTTATAAAAAGAGATAGAGGGACTCCACAAGGGGGTGTAATCAGCCCTTTACTAGCCAATCTATTTCTTCATTATGCCTTAGACGAATGGATGAGGAAATGCTATCCAGGTAATCCATTCGAGCGTTATGCTGATGATATAGTGGTTCACTGTCAAACGGAAGCGCAAGCCAACGAAATAAAGAAAGCTATTGCAGAACGCTTAGCTCAATGCAAACTGGAGTTGCATCCTGCAAAGACAAAAATCGTCTATTGCAAAGATGATGAACGAAGAAAAAGATACCTAAACGAGAAATTTGATTTTTTGGGATATACTTTTAGAGCCAGAAGATCAAAGAATCGGTATGGAAAGCTCTTCATCAACTTTAGTCCCGCAGTAAGCAATAAAGCAAAGAAAGCAATAACGAGTACGATGAGAAGTTGGAAAATGCATCTGCGCAGTGACAAGAAGATTGTAGATTTATCAAGAATGTTTAACCCCATGATAAGAGGTTGGATCAACTACTATGGTAAATATTACAAATCAGAACTCTATCAAATTTTCAATGTTGCAAACCGTACATTAGCAAGGTGGGCGGAAAGGAAATACAAGAAGTTAAGAGGCCACAGCAGAAGGGCAATGCATTGGTTGGGAGGGATCGCAAAACGAGAACCTCAGCTATTTGCTCACTGGAAAATGGGCGCCATACCTGCGACTAGACAATAG